The following is a genomic window from Strongyloides ratti genome assembly S_ratti_ED321, chromosome : 1.
ATGGAAGTTGAagattagaaaaatatttattttgatggattttttttttggtatattaatagaataaaattttgatggaaaaaaatttgtatcaATGATAATAAGACGGTAAATGTAAGTAAGTTTAACAAGTATATAATACTTCTAGATGttaattaatgtaaaaaGAACCTGATAATTTatgttgaaatttttaattttaaaatatcacgtgacatatataaaattatggTAAAATATGTAGATAgaagtataaaaattcaagaaaaattttataacttaaaatatatataaaagtaatgaaatattattttcttttgaaaTCTAAGAATCTCTTAATAATAGAATAATTGAATACTGGAAGCGGAATAATTGTTTCATAGAGGTTGTCAATGATCAAAtagtatttatattttattgaatataaaacattggatgaacaattttatttgtaaacatgaatataaatattcaaaagcttttttttttttttctttctttccTTGATTCAAAtgttaataaacttttatattttattgttttctAAAATGATAGTTATGATATTTTAGTTGTAATAACTGAAATGAATGATGTAAAATTATGTGTAAAAATGAGATTTCTCCTTTTTTTTACATGTTTCTTCtgtatcaaattttatttttattttatttgtgtTCGTTTTAGGAAACTAAAATAGTTTTTGATATACTttactgtttttttttattctttatggtatttttacttatgagtaaatttaatgtatttaaatattttctttatatttttactattaaaacttttaatattataatgggggattttattttaaaaatataaatatgtcaatttatcattttcatataacttatttgtaaaatttttattaatttttactgCTTTTATTGTTCTTAAAACTActctttaatttattataaataatttaaaaagtcgttcaatcaatattttatttgaccTCTTCAAACagtttttgttattatactAAGGGAGCAGATGTGTATTTATCGTTGAATGTCGTAGACATAACACATTATTTTACTATACATTTCAACCATAAATTTTACCTATCAGAGAGGCATAGGATAATGAGAAGTGTGTTAGTGATTTTTTCTCTatctatataaaattatttagatGATAAATGGAGGGAATATTTTTACCATCATATACATAATACACATCATATTATACattgaaaaattagaaaGTTTATACGAAGatagatataatatatttgtgCGCCTTTTTGCGTTTTGCACTTGTACATCTGGTCTACTCATtacaaataaatgtttatatgtCAATGATAGTATAGTAGAAAAGTAAAGATGTTTGAAAGGAAATCAACGGGAAATGGAAAGTTTTGTTAGCTGTAATAGATGCTTAGTAAatggaaataaaataaaataaaaaaaaagcgCAATTCAAAGTAATgtttgagaaaaaaaaaatttttttttttattttttgatatacattttatcaagattattatttttttttttttagaaatttgataaaaccactttataaatgattttgaattattgatgaatatgattattatatttcaattttttttttattaaactgtatatttgattaaaaaagaaatggatatatttttttaaataaaataatcagcatatcatatttttttttaaaataaaagaaaaatttattggttttatataaaaaattttttatagaaacagtaatgtttttaaaacatttttactGTCCTTGATATAATGGTTCATAGAAGTAAACCGATTAATGTATGGTTGAAATAAGattaatatgataaattatccataaaatatttgaatacttcttttatttcaatatttaatgtattgTATTATAACAGTTTTATTTGACTCAACCgttgaatatataaattgatgTATTCAATGGTTCATATTTGATGAGACATATGaataaattgaaatatatatgacattgtacatatattaatgtattcatataaaatgaggaatataaaaaatatgtttataataaaaataataaaaaaaaaaaaaaattcaggCAAAAGATAATCATATTGTTTCtgattaattaaataaaattcttttcattacaaaattgtaaataaatcaTAGAAATATAactgtatttatttttaattaaattaaaatattttaatattaattgttgtatgattattattaaagtatttcattagacatttataattaaaaaaaataaattaattcaataaaaattgtctaaatattatatataataatatactattaaataaatcaaataatatatttaaaatatttatggtaatttatttttgaaaaattatcaaaaatataataaaaattttttatgtatatttattacttattatgtacttgttaaataaatatgtatgatatttttcattttttcatacatatattaatctttatttcttaacatctttaagaaaaaaaaatagtttgcaataataattaaacttataaaataaaggTTAATCGGTTTTACATTTTTcatatgtaaataaataaaattcaagtatttaatcaaaatacattcttaatataaaaagatctTATATCATATCTTTCAAATTATCTGTATtgattataaattatcaacatatatatatatagttctgattgataatacaaatactaattttgtattttctAAGATGATTAATTTCTGTCgttgaaataattttgtcaaatatataatttataaaaacatagaagaaattttttttttttggcttatcttttattttaagctATTCTCTCTTATTGTTTGTATAGAAAGGGGGttagtttaaatattatcaactaaaaatttttgtggAAATATCctattgaaatatatatatatatatatatgtatgttTAATGGttagaattaaaaagatttacttgatattttttataatttttcttttatactttattgtatataaaaattatgataataatattgaggaaattaataaattcaccaaattatttaatgatagtatatttataaatggaGTTTGTAAATTTGATATTCAAGATCCATTTGATAAaactatattaaaatatattgaaaaagaaaaagcgATTTACTGTGGAAAGAAGAAATATGAAAacgttattattattaaaggGAATCGGATTAgtgtaatttatttaaatctttaagcttcttttatttgtaatttcAGATAATTCCTAATAGCATACAAAGTGTTAAATGTAATGGTAGGAATTTTAAGTTTAAAGCTGATGGCAAGGATGATGAAAATGATTATGAAGAGTGGAGACCATTTAATGAAGAGGGGTATTTTGATATGTCAACTGATTTTGcaaatattatatgttataaaaaaaccatctttaatattgatattaaaatatttgaggAGACAATTGCATTGactgttataaaaaatatttcacaaTTTGATGAAGAAAAAGATGATGAACCAAGTGTTATAATGATAGGAATTGATTCAATGTCAAGAAGTAATTTTATTCGTTCATTACcaaaaacatataaatttttacaagaACATGATTTTATTGATTTTAAAAGACATGTAAAAGTTGCTGATAATACATATGGTAACTGGATTGCAATATTAACTGGTCTCCGAGCATCATGGTCATCAGATATGAAAATGGAATTAACAGATGCTTGGAATTTATGGTATGATGATTTTCCATTAATAtggaaaaattttacttCACATAAATATGTTACATTATTTGCTGAAGATCGCCCCGACATAGCAACATTTAATTACCATGGTAAAATGTATGGATTTAAAAAACAACCAACAACTCATTATTTTCGTAATTTTTGGCTTGATGTAGTTGATAcactaaaatataaacaaagtAAAGCAGGATGTTATGGTAGTATACCTAACAcaaaattacaattaaattatttaactaatttcttaaataattataagacaaaaaaaaaatttgcttGGTGGTGGTCTACAGAAATGAGTCACGAATATTTAAATACCATCTCATCTATGGACAATAtttacttaaatttttttaaaaacactatagataaaatgaaaaatagtattattattgtattttctGATCATGGCCATAGATATGACGCCATTAGGGAGACAAATGTTGGTAGATATGAAACTAGATtaccttttttaaatatttatttacctaataatttaaaaaaactttatccatttttaaaaataagaatgaTAGAAAATAGTGAAAAAATGACAACACAATATGATTTACATGAAACATTAGTAagtatattagaaaaaaaatgggaaaaaaatgttacagAAAGGAGGGGTTACTCATTATTTCATCAACATCCAAATCAAAGAAGATGTAAAAGTTCTGGTATTCCAGCAAATTATTGTCCCTGTAATACAGAGTTAATTCTTTCACCTGAAGAATCAACAGAAGTatcaacttttttaattaattatttaaatgacaaattaattaattttaataattttataaaatcagacaaaaaatataaatgtaaaacaTTTCAATTAGACAAAATATTACATGCCTCTCTTATAATTCCATCAGAtgtaataacttttaatgaAACTCCTGGAATTAATAGTTTTTCAAATCATCTAACAATAACATATCGTTTAATGGTACAAATGAAACCACCATCAGGAGCGTTAATTGAAGCattgatagaaaaaaatctTTCAACAAAAGAATATTcaataaaagaagaaatagaaagaaataataagtaggttttttaaaaatattttttcattaaattaatttattctttttatagaTACGGGAATACATCTTTTTGTGTTAATGATGCACAAATGCAAAAAATTTGTCATTGttatgaaatataataatatattataaacatttttctcttaaaatatttaatgttctAAAAACTTTTCCCAAATCTTTTTCATCTATTAAATCAGATGCCTCAAATAAGTGGTCTTTTCTGATACCAAGTTTTTCGGCTGACtccaaaaaattttgaatattttctGATGATGAAAATTGTGATTGTTTAtagttaatttttctaaCTAAAGATTTAGGAAATGTTGCCTCTAAAACTTCACAAATTATAACCCCATTTTTTAACCATTCCCCAATTTCATTTGAAGATGGGGCAAACTTTTTAAGTACAATTTCTATCCATTCAATTACAGATTGTTCCATCAACTCATCTCTTTTACCCTgaatctaaaataaaatttttattattattttaaaacaagtttattatttattaataatttatattaataatttgtaaCATACCCATCCAAGACGATAATTTCTGTTAGTCTTAACACCATAACATACAGATGAATGGTCAGAGTTTGATGATAATTCTGGATATGGGCTTTTGCCTGTAAATTTATTCCAACCCGCAGCCATTcttctataaaaaattaattttagatGGATAAATAAATTGTGAAATATCTTATTAAATAGTTACAATACTTCAAATTTgtctattttaaattaaacatatttcAATGATCGAACCATcatattacaaataatatatatatataaatatatataaatatatatatatatatatatatatatattgctACTTATTATTTACGTATATATTTTGCACAAAGGTATATAACTGTAAATAACTATATGTCTTTTGGTATATAAAGAAAGCTagattttatgaaaatttgTCATTCAAATATGAGGACACATTTCAAGTCTTCACATAAGAGggattaaatataaagagtaaatatcaattttattacatgATTCATCTgaaagtaatattattaattgtaaatggttgtaaaatttatatttaaatatttttcaataaaatcattataatgtatatttcttttctttcaataatataaaaaaaagatatgaaGTGTGAGATCAGAAAATTGATTtgattttacaaataaatattgaatcTTAAAGTAGTCTattgacatttttttttatatatatcattttctgATACATCCATCtttgaatataattatttttttttggcaGAGAGAGAAAgttaatttgtttaattaataatttgttcCTCCAACAAACTATTATCCATTACCCTGACattttcatcttttttataacatgTTGGTGAATTTGGTACATTTCCTTGATTGACAACAGAATATCCAAcattagtaatttttttacctaTATTTTTTCCCTcagaatatatattttttgaatttgatgaacataaaaaacaatatcCAATAAGCTCACGTAATTTTGCtctatatctaaaaaaaaaaaaaaataaattgatattcataaaattaaaaaatattctttaactTACCGAGTAGaatatttaacataaaatataaaattgctagaagaattaaaaacaacaagaatattatttatatcatttaacaTATATCCAATAGTTGTATCAAAAATTTCACGATATAAATGttctaataaatttaaaaaaatcccaaatgtataacaaaatatgaaaactaaatattattaaatattagtattatagattattataaaaaaaataaattttacctATTACTACAAATATCATCATCTTAGCTGTTTGATGTTCTGTTTTTACACTACTTACTAATTCTCTTCTTTGTTCTGTAGCTTTAAGAATTGTTTTTGCTACTTCTAAATTAAGGAGacataaaacaaataatggTAAAAGATATTGACTTATTATATAGgcaatattttgatatactAACATAAATATTGGATCAGCTctaagtaattttttaaacgcAAATCCTCCTGTTTCTTCAGATGGTTCTGCTATATCAAATTCCCAAAAtctaacaaaattaaatgcTATTGTTACAATTGTTATAACAACAACTGTTATTTTAGCTCTATTAATAGTACAATAAACACGAACCATAAATGGATGGCAAACAGCTAAATACCTATCTACAGTAATTGATACGAGCATCCAAACAGACATACAACCTGCCATTATTGTGATTggatataaataaacaatacaGTATGCTAATATTTTTGGTGGTAATTCAATTTTGGGAAATAATGTTGGTAATTCAGTTCCAATAAATACTGGTACAGCCAAAAGGCATACAACTAAATCACTTGCTGACATTCCagttaacaaaatatttatagatctttttctaaaatttactgatgtgtaaataattattgaaaaGGTATTTGTAATAACACCAATGATACACATAACAAAACATATTATTGATAACACTACTTTTCCTGTATGAACCCATGCTTCATCTTCCATTGACTTGACAGATTCTGTTAAGAGTGACTCACTAGTTACTAGATTGTTATCATCAAAAAATTCAAGATATTTATCATTGGCAGTTGTGTCATTTAACGCCATAATATCTaataccattttttttttaaattttataaaaaaatatatataaatatatatatataaaaatgacgACGTTATTATAAGTtatgataacaaaaatttttgttaaaattctTGAGATAAAATAGTCTGgattagtaataataatacttctattaaaaaaaaaattaaaatataaaataaaataaaaatgagtgacaagtaaaaaaaaaaaaatatttaataagaaGGGGGAAAATAGTTCAAAAAttagatatattaataagtaataaaattaatcatatcttatattttaattatacaaaataaattgtacataactatttatgtataaatattgttgtaatatttaaaataagaattttaaatttaatatggGTATTAGTTTTGGTTGTGATAGAAATAAATTGCCTATTATATTGCAATTATTCgataattttagaaatacattttttttccccatttattacaatttcaaaaataaaaggCTTTTTTAGGATTACAAAATAACtgatttttaaagtattttgaggtaatataaaaaaaaataatgttttaaattttacattatatttttatatacatatttaaaagtagtaataattttataaaatatttgttaaaaaaatctaactaaattttatatttgttcaattaaataaattaatttgaatataaatttttttttatatcttccTATGggatctttttttttacataccAATTATacatcatattttaaatagataaaaaaaaatatagaatatacataaaacaaaaagaagatatttcaaaaataaaggtatatttaatattattctttttttattgaaataattatgtaattaattaaaacaatttacgttactaaaaaaaatgttataaaatagataattataaaaaaaaaaatttagaaaatgtttttataatgtttttttttaacatacatttttaagttcaattatattaaaaaaaatatttttgtactttttataaataaaaattctgttattttaaaacttttaatatttattttttaataaaaatatatccttttttttgatatcaaaaaaaaaaggaatattaatttttatatagaaaaatttattagtaaTCATAAGGTTTCTGGgaaaatatatgtaatattaaaaatagttaaaaaatttttatagttattgGAATGACAAGTTACTgtgttaattaattttaattgctTTGTTGGTGTGTTGTTAGAAATTTCTCTAATATTTgctaaataatgaaaaaaatataatgagaTAATTTTACACAAAAAAATCTAATTACTGTAGAAGATTTATTGTGTGTATAGAAGTTGTGTTaaatacataattttatatcctctaaacataaattattaaaagtgatttgaatttaaatattttgtaagacaaatatttctttttttttattgaaaaaaaacatcaaaataatttaatacttctggtaaaatattaatatttttaaaagttatttgtTCATCTATAGAGGAAAATTATAGGAAAtgtaaagtttatttttgatGTACTTACTGCTTTTATAGGTACAATTAAttgaagttaaaaaaaataataataaaaatgatttgtTATTCAAAACATGTAGCATGTTGATgagaaattaataatattttttttaatattataaatgattttaaatatatttactaaaaggttttgtttttttaaacgtagtattaatattttatcttaatgataaatagcatagaaaataaaatatttgattaaaatgaaagcttaaattatgaatagaaacatatatatgtgtataaatttttagaacatcattataaataataattttgaattttatataatttttagtttatatGTAGAAACTAAAATATGTCTAcgtaataaattaataataatgtttgaTAGATCCCTTTTTATt
Proteins encoded in this region:
- a CDS encoding FMRFamide receptor translates to MVLDIMALNDTTANDKYLEFFDDNNLVTSESLLTESVKSMEDEAWVHTGKVVLSIICFVMCIIGVITNTFSIIIYTSVNFRKRSINILLTGMSASDLVVCLLAVPVFIGTELPTLFPKIELPPKILAYCIVYLYPITIMAGCMSVWMLVSITVDRYLAVCHPFMVRVYCTINRAKITVVVITIVTIAFNFVRFWEFDIAEPSEETGGFAFKKLLRADPIFMLVYQNIAYIISQYLLPLFVLCLLNLEVAKTILKATEQRRELVSSVKTEHQTAKMMIFVVIVFIFCYTFGIFLNLLEHLYREIFDTTIGYMLNDINNILVVFNSSSNFIFYVKYSTRYRAKLRELIGYCFLCSSNSKNIYSEGKNIGKKITNVGYSVVNQGNVPNSPTCYKKDENVRVMDNSLLEEQIIN
- a CDS encoding Calponin homology domain and Smooth muscle protein/calponin family-containing protein: MAAGWNKFTGKSPYPELSSNSDHSSVCYGVKTNRNYRLGWIQGKRDELMEQSVIEWIEIVLKKFAPSSNEIGEWLKNGVIICEVLEATFPKSLVRKINYKQSQFSSSENIQNFLESAEKLGIRKDHLFEASDLIDEKDLGKVFRTLNILREKCL